In Halichondria panicea chromosome 17, odHalPani1.1, whole genome shotgun sequence, a single window of DNA contains:
- the LOC135351172 gene encoding uncharacterized protein LOC135351172 isoform X2 has translation MEVFPTVLLFSLTVVINARAQLQGSSPLGTQFTVQQSSNGLVVSARLISTNISIQRDAIFPEAYLPSTCGDRLWRCRVTLIKDTPNNREVAIVPHSAGIALALFAGINSDRLTLIDQFVLGPQEEVNCSFTSIAKNPSDNGRVVSCVRFTPLARFEVDLWLFEVHINFETLNQSSLSLLNDNIDTPYQSYSTGLSPIFFSSVDLVSDSRVIWFDDEVLFTVLPGNGNSFSSAEHFYADSNRSVCFGNNVTDVRQSRDLNNLLVYCSENNLINISVSGRGEMKVGVKRTQTRFHCPQGVYIEQRNKTLALVSPGLLDHVIPHPLNLLERYVGDCALTEDAAYFIGTSRDGSIALTNLLDNQTIILADDAQINHQLIDGHVLLFSNSTVSVVQDLACHSQQFSSNETFLLATFELNPDFSCPDQQPVTTPAETTAATSQDKPNNETSPPPGEAVYTDRQQLALGLSIGLSGFVVVVVLAVVFIAVCLCYWVKKRMARSRHKRLAVRLREGGRITLLTVKRPCSMATTPLKTMKEPLNWRSCIIHSLRRVKRWIAPLLSCQGYQPFHQRTGVLHLTMMSGCLYLLILTHYLSIVNSPCLPTNDSYFFVCVILYLY, from the exons ATGGAAGTCTTTCCTACTGTGCTGTTGTTTTCTCTTACTGTTGTGATCAATGCTCGAGCTCAGCTACAAG GTTCGTCTCCATTAGGTACTCAATTTACTGTTCAACAGTCCTCGAATGGTTTGGTGGTATCCGCTCGTCTAATCTCAACCAATATTTCTATACAACGTGACGCAATATTCCCTGAGGCATATCTCCCTAGCACTTGTGGTGATCGATTGTGGCGATGTCGTGTTACCCTAATCAAAGACACTCCAAACAACAGAGAAGTGGCTATAGTCCCCCATTCAGCCGGAATTGCTCTGGCACTATTTGCTGGCATAAACAGTGATAGGCTGACCCTAATAGACCAGTTTGTCCTTGGCCCGCAAGAAGAGGTCAACTGTAGCTTCACCTCCATCGCAAAAAACCCATCAGACAATGGACGTGTGGTATCGTGTGTTCGCTTTACTCCACTTGCTCGTTTTGAAGTAGATTTATGGTTGTTCGAAGTTCACATCAACTTTGAGACTTTGAACCAGTCGTCCCTATCGCTGCTGAACGACAATATTGATACCCCGTATCAATCGTACTCTACTGGCCTATCTCCGATCTTCTTCTCTAGTGTTGATTTAGTTAGTGACAGTCGTGTGATCTGGTTTGACGATGAAGTCTTATTCACTGTTCTACCCGGTAATGGTAATTCATTCTCATCGGCTGAACATTTTTACGCTGACTCCAACAGGAGTGTATGCTTTGGGAACAATGTGACGGACGTGAGGCAATCGAGAGACTTAAATAATCTGCTAGTGTATTGCTCAGAGAACAATCTGATCAACATCAGCGTGAGCGGTCGTGGGGAAATGAAAGTCGGCGTTAAGCGAACTCAAACGAGGTTTCACTGCCCTCAAGGCGTTTATATTGAACAACGAAATAAAACTTTAGCGCTGGTGTCACCCGGATTgttagatcatgtgatcccTCATCCATTGAACTTGTTGGAGAGATACGTCGGTGATTGTGCATTGACTGAAGATGCCGCGTATTTTATTGGTACTTCGAGAGACGGTAGCATTGCACTCACAAACCTTCTGGACAATCAAACAATCATTCTCGCTGACGATGCGCAAATCAATCACCAGCTGATTGATGGTCATGTGTTACTGTTCAGTAATTCAACCGTTTCTGTCGTCCAAGACCTCGCTTGTCACTCACAGCAATTCAGTAGCAACGAAACATTTCTTCTGGCCACATTCGAGTTGAATCCAGATTTTTCTTGTCCTGACCAGCAACCCGTGACTACTCCTGCAGAAACAACAGCTGCCACCTCTCAAGATAAGCCGAACAATGAGACTTCTCCTCCACCGGGTGAAGCAGTTTATACTGATCGACAACAGCTCGCCCTTGGTCTTTCAATTGGACTGAGTGGATTTGTTGTCGTCGTTGTATTGGCTGTCGTCTTCATTGCAGTTTGCCTGTGTTATTGGGTAAAAAAGCGAATGGCCAGAA GCCGACACAAGAGGTTGGCGGTGAGGCtcagggagggagggaggatCACTCTGCTAACAGTCAAGCGGCCTTGCTCAATGGCAACAACACCCCTGAAAACCATGAAAGAG CCATTGAATTGGCGGTCTTGCATCATTCACAGTCTACGTCGAGTCAAGAGATGGATTGCCCCACTATTGTCCTGCCAAG GATACCAACCCTTTCACCAGCGGACAGGAGTCCTACACCTGACAATGATGTCGGGATGCCTGTACCTACTGATCCTAACACACTACCTATCAATTGTGAATTCTCCTTGTCTACCAACTAATGATTCTTATTTTTTCGTGTGTGTCATTTTATATTTATATTAA
- the LOC135351172 gene encoding uncharacterized protein LOC135351172 isoform X3 — translation MEVFPTVLLFSLTVVINARAQLQGSSPLGTQFTVQQSSNGLVVSARLISTNISIQRDAIFPEAYLPSTCGDRLWRCRVTLIKDTPNNREVAIVPHSAGIALALFAGINSDRLTLIDQFVLGPQEEVNCSFTSIAKNPSDNGRVVSCVRFTPLARFEVDLWLFEVHINFETLNQSSLSLLNDNIDTPYQSYSTGLSPIFFSSVDLVSDSRVIWFDDEVLFTVLPGNGNSFSSAEHFYADSNRSVCFGNNVTDVRQSRDLNNLLVYCSENNLINISVSGRGEMKVGVKRTQTRFHCPQGVYIEQRNKTLALVSPGLLDHVIPHPLNLLERYVGDCALTEDAAYFIGTSRDGSIALTNLLDNQTIILADDAQINHQLIDGHVLLFSNSTVSVVQDLACHSQQFSSNETFLLATFELNPDFSCPDQQPVTTPAETTAATSQDKPNNETSPPPGEAVYTDRQQLALGLSIGLSGFVVVVVLAVVFIAVCLCYWVKKRMARSRPTQEVGGEAQGGREDHSANSQAALLNGNNTPENHERAIELAVLHHSQSTSSQEMDCPTIVLPRIPTLSPADRSPTPDNDVGMPVPTDPNTLPINCEFSLSTN, via the exons ATGGAAGTCTTTCCTACTGTGCTGTTGTTTTCTCTTACTGTTGTGATCAATGCTCGAGCTCAGCTACAAG GTTCGTCTCCATTAGGTACTCAATTTACTGTTCAACAGTCCTCGAATGGTTTGGTGGTATCCGCTCGTCTAATCTCAACCAATATTTCTATACAACGTGACGCAATATTCCCTGAGGCATATCTCCCTAGCACTTGTGGTGATCGATTGTGGCGATGTCGTGTTACCCTAATCAAAGACACTCCAAACAACAGAGAAGTGGCTATAGTCCCCCATTCAGCCGGAATTGCTCTGGCACTATTTGCTGGCATAAACAGTGATAGGCTGACCCTAATAGACCAGTTTGTCCTTGGCCCGCAAGAAGAGGTCAACTGTAGCTTCACCTCCATCGCAAAAAACCCATCAGACAATGGACGTGTGGTATCGTGTGTTCGCTTTACTCCACTTGCTCGTTTTGAAGTAGATTTATGGTTGTTCGAAGTTCACATCAACTTTGAGACTTTGAACCAGTCGTCCCTATCGCTGCTGAACGACAATATTGATACCCCGTATCAATCGTACTCTACTGGCCTATCTCCGATCTTCTTCTCTAGTGTTGATTTAGTTAGTGACAGTCGTGTGATCTGGTTTGACGATGAAGTCTTATTCACTGTTCTACCCGGTAATGGTAATTCATTCTCATCGGCTGAACATTTTTACGCTGACTCCAACAGGAGTGTATGCTTTGGGAACAATGTGACGGACGTGAGGCAATCGAGAGACTTAAATAATCTGCTAGTGTATTGCTCAGAGAACAATCTGATCAACATCAGCGTGAGCGGTCGTGGGGAAATGAAAGTCGGCGTTAAGCGAACTCAAACGAGGTTTCACTGCCCTCAAGGCGTTTATATTGAACAACGAAATAAAACTTTAGCGCTGGTGTCACCCGGATTgttagatcatgtgatcccTCATCCATTGAACTTGTTGGAGAGATACGTCGGTGATTGTGCATTGACTGAAGATGCCGCGTATTTTATTGGTACTTCGAGAGACGGTAGCATTGCACTCACAAACCTTCTGGACAATCAAACAATCATTCTCGCTGACGATGCGCAAATCAATCACCAGCTGATTGATGGTCATGTGTTACTGTTCAGTAATTCAACCGTTTCTGTCGTCCAAGACCTCGCTTGTCACTCACAGCAATTCAGTAGCAACGAAACATTTCTTCTGGCCACATTCGAGTTGAATCCAGATTTTTCTTGTCCTGACCAGCAACCCGTGACTACTCCTGCAGAAACAACAGCTGCCACCTCTCAAGATAAGCCGAACAATGAGACTTCTCCTCCACCGGGTGAAGCAGTTTATACTGATCGACAACAGCTCGCCCTTGGTCTTTCAATTGGACTGAGTGGATTTGTTGTCGTCGTTGTATTGGCTGTCGTCTTCATTGCAGTTTGCCTGTGTTATTGGGTAAAAAAGCGAATGGCCAGAAGTAG GCCGACACAAGAGGTTGGCGGTGAGGCtcagggagggagggaggatCACTCTGCTAACAGTCAAGCGGCCTTGCTCAATGGCAACAACACCCCTGAAAACCATGAAAGAG CCATTGAATTGGCGGTCTTGCATCATTCACAGTCTACGTCGAGTCAAGAGATGGATTGCCCCACTATTGTCCTGCCAAG GATACCAACCCTTTCACCAGCGGACAGGAGTCCTACACCTGACAATGATGTCGGGATGCCTGTACCTACTGATCCTAACACACTACCTATCAATTGTGAATTCTCCTTGTCTACCAACTAA
- the LOC135351172 gene encoding uncharacterized protein LOC135351172 isoform X1 produces the protein MEVFPTVLLFSLTVVINARAQLQGSSPLGTQFTVQQSSNGLVVSARLISTNISIQRDAIFPEAYLPSTCGDRLWRCRVTLIKDTPNNREVAIVPHSAGIALALFAGINSDRLTLIDQFVLGPQEEVNCSFTSIAKNPSDNGRVVSCVRFTPLARFEVDLWLFEVHINFETLNQSSLSLLNDNIDTPYQSYSTGLSPIFFSSVDLVSDSRVIWFDDEVLFTVLPGNGNSFSSAEHFYADSNRSVCFGNNVTDVRQSRDLNNLLVYCSENNLINISVSGRGEMKVGVKRTQTRFHCPQGVYIEQRNKTLALVSPGLLDHVIPHPLNLLERYVGDCALTEDAAYFIGTSRDGSIALTNLLDNQTIILADDAQINHQLIDGHVLLFSNSTVSVVQDLACHSQQFSSNETFLLATFELNPDFSCPDQQPVTTPAETTAATSQDKPNNETSPPPGEAVYTDRQQLALGLSIGLSGFVVVVVLAVVFIAVCLCYWVKKRMARSRPTQEVGGEAQGGREDHSANSQAALLNGNNTPENHERAIELAVLHHSQSTSSQEMDCPTIVLPRSASPGLSLQQTHVINDPHPPSRIPTLSPADRSPTPDNDVGMPVPTDPNTLPINCEFSLSTN, from the exons ATGGAAGTCTTTCCTACTGTGCTGTTGTTTTCTCTTACTGTTGTGATCAATGCTCGAGCTCAGCTACAAG GTTCGTCTCCATTAGGTACTCAATTTACTGTTCAACAGTCCTCGAATGGTTTGGTGGTATCCGCTCGTCTAATCTCAACCAATATTTCTATACAACGTGACGCAATATTCCCTGAGGCATATCTCCCTAGCACTTGTGGTGATCGATTGTGGCGATGTCGTGTTACCCTAATCAAAGACACTCCAAACAACAGAGAAGTGGCTATAGTCCCCCATTCAGCCGGAATTGCTCTGGCACTATTTGCTGGCATAAACAGTGATAGGCTGACCCTAATAGACCAGTTTGTCCTTGGCCCGCAAGAAGAGGTCAACTGTAGCTTCACCTCCATCGCAAAAAACCCATCAGACAATGGACGTGTGGTATCGTGTGTTCGCTTTACTCCACTTGCTCGTTTTGAAGTAGATTTATGGTTGTTCGAAGTTCACATCAACTTTGAGACTTTGAACCAGTCGTCCCTATCGCTGCTGAACGACAATATTGATACCCCGTATCAATCGTACTCTACTGGCCTATCTCCGATCTTCTTCTCTAGTGTTGATTTAGTTAGTGACAGTCGTGTGATCTGGTTTGACGATGAAGTCTTATTCACTGTTCTACCCGGTAATGGTAATTCATTCTCATCGGCTGAACATTTTTACGCTGACTCCAACAGGAGTGTATGCTTTGGGAACAATGTGACGGACGTGAGGCAATCGAGAGACTTAAATAATCTGCTAGTGTATTGCTCAGAGAACAATCTGATCAACATCAGCGTGAGCGGTCGTGGGGAAATGAAAGTCGGCGTTAAGCGAACTCAAACGAGGTTTCACTGCCCTCAAGGCGTTTATATTGAACAACGAAATAAAACTTTAGCGCTGGTGTCACCCGGATTgttagatcatgtgatcccTCATCCATTGAACTTGTTGGAGAGATACGTCGGTGATTGTGCATTGACTGAAGATGCCGCGTATTTTATTGGTACTTCGAGAGACGGTAGCATTGCACTCACAAACCTTCTGGACAATCAAACAATCATTCTCGCTGACGATGCGCAAATCAATCACCAGCTGATTGATGGTCATGTGTTACTGTTCAGTAATTCAACCGTTTCTGTCGTCCAAGACCTCGCTTGTCACTCACAGCAATTCAGTAGCAACGAAACATTTCTTCTGGCCACATTCGAGTTGAATCCAGATTTTTCTTGTCCTGACCAGCAACCCGTGACTACTCCTGCAGAAACAACAGCTGCCACCTCTCAAGATAAGCCGAACAATGAGACTTCTCCTCCACCGGGTGAAGCAGTTTATACTGATCGACAACAGCTCGCCCTTGGTCTTTCAATTGGACTGAGTGGATTTGTTGTCGTCGTTGTATTGGCTGTCGTCTTCATTGCAGTTTGCCTGTGTTATTGGGTAAAAAAGCGAATGGCCAGAAGTAG GCCGACACAAGAGGTTGGCGGTGAGGCtcagggagggagggaggatCACTCTGCTAACAGTCAAGCGGCCTTGCTCAATGGCAACAACACCCCTGAAAACCATGAAAGAG CCATTGAATTGGCGGTCTTGCATCATTCACAGTCTACGTCGAGTCAAGAGATGGATTGCCCCACTATTGTCCTGCCAAGGTCAGCATCTCCAGGGTTGTCCTTACAACAAACTCATGTGATCAATGATCCTCATCCTCCTAGCAGGATACCAACCCTTTCACCAGCGGACAGGAGTCCTACACCTGACAATGATGTCGGGATGCCTGTACCTACTGATCCTAACACACTACCTATCAATTGTGAATTCTCCTTGTCTACCAACTAA